The following are encoded in a window of Mycobacterium sp. ELW1 genomic DNA:
- a CDS encoding sigma 54-interacting transcriptional regulator, which translates to MTSPDNLPRTLGELRASGHRERSVKQEIRENLLTALADGDEVWPGIFGFEDTVLPQLERALIAGHDFVLLGERGQGKTRLLRSLQNLLDEWTPVIAGSELGEHPYTPITPESIRRAGESGDDLPIEWRHRSERYTEKLATPDTSVADLVGDIDPIKVAEGRSLGDPETIAYGLIPRAHRGIVAVNELPDLAERIQVSMLNVMEERDIQVRGYTLRLPLDVLVVASANPEDYTNRGRIITPLKDRFGAEIRTHYPRELDAEVGVITQEAHLSAQVPTYLMQIIARFARYLRESNSVDQRSGVSARFAIAAAETVAASARHRGAILGEDEPVARVVDLGTIVDVLRGKLEFESGEEGREQAVLEHLLRRATADTAQRVLGGIDVGTLVAAVEGGSAVTTGEQVAAKDVLAALPDLPVIDEIAKRLDAETEGERAAALELALEALYLAKRIDKVTGEGETVYG; encoded by the coding sequence GTGACTTCACCTGACAACCTCCCCCGCACTCTCGGCGAACTGCGCGCTTCCGGGCACCGGGAGCGCAGCGTCAAGCAGGAGATCCGGGAGAACCTCCTGACCGCGCTGGCCGACGGAGATGAGGTCTGGCCTGGCATTTTCGGCTTCGAGGACACCGTGCTGCCGCAGCTGGAGCGGGCACTGATCGCCGGCCACGACTTCGTCCTGCTCGGCGAGCGCGGGCAGGGCAAGACCCGGCTGCTGCGGTCGTTGCAGAATCTGCTCGACGAGTGGACGCCGGTGATCGCCGGATCCGAACTCGGCGAGCATCCCTACACGCCGATCACGCCGGAGTCGATCCGGCGGGCCGGGGAATCGGGCGACGATCTGCCCATCGAGTGGCGCCACCGCAGCGAGCGCTACACCGAGAAGCTGGCCACCCCCGACACCAGCGTGGCGGACCTGGTCGGTGACATCGACCCGATCAAGGTCGCGGAGGGGCGCAGCCTCGGTGACCCGGAGACCATCGCCTACGGCCTGATCCCGCGGGCGCATCGCGGCATCGTCGCGGTCAACGAGCTGCCCGATCTGGCCGAGCGCATCCAGGTCTCGATGCTCAACGTCATGGAGGAGCGCGACATCCAGGTGCGTGGCTACACGCTGCGGCTGCCGCTGGACGTGCTGGTGGTCGCCAGCGCCAACCCTGAGGACTACACCAACCGTGGGCGCATCATCACCCCGCTCAAGGACCGCTTCGGCGCCGAGATCCGCACCCACTACCCGCGTGAGCTCGACGCCGAGGTCGGCGTGATCACCCAGGAGGCGCACCTGTCGGCGCAGGTTCCGACCTACCTGATGCAAATCATTGCCCGGTTCGCGCGCTATCTGCGCGAGTCCAACTCGGTCGACCAGCGTTCCGGTGTGTCGGCGCGCTTCGCGATCGCCGCCGCCGAGACCGTCGCCGCCTCGGCGCGGCACCGCGGTGCGATCCTGGGCGAGGACGAGCCGGTGGCCCGTGTCGTGGACCTGGGCACGATCGTCGACGTGCTGCGCGGGAAGCTGGAGTTCGAGTCCGGCGAGGAGGGTCGCGAGCAGGCGGTGCTCGAGCATCTGCTGCGGCGCGCCACCGCCGACACCGCGCAGCGGGTGCTGGGCGGTATCGACGTCGGCACGCTGGTTGCGGCCGTCGAGGGTGGCTCGGCGGTGACCACCGGTGAGCAGGTCGCGGCCAAGGACGTGCTGGCGGCGTTGCCAGACCTGCCGGTGATCGACGAGATCGCCAAGCGACTGGATGCCGAAACCGAGGGGGAACGGGCCGCCGCGCTCGAATTGGCGCTGGAGGCACTGTATCTCGCCAAGCGGATCGACAAGGTGACAGGAGAAGGCGAAACCGTCTATGGCTAA